Sequence from the Rickettsiales bacterium genome:
CTTTTCCGCTTTTGCACCATTGCACGGGGTTCTTCATATGCGCTGCTTTAAAACTGCGCATGGTAGCTTCATAATCGTCTTCGCTATCTTCAACCAGCAGGATGGTGGCATTCTTGGCATTTTTCGCCTGTCCCATTGTCATTCCCTTTGTGTAATAGTGAAATAAAATACGCTGCCCTGGCCGGGGATGGATTCCAGCCAGATTCTGCCGCCGTGACGTTCCACAATCTTGCGCACGAAGGTCAGGCCCACACCGGTGCCTTTCTTATTGTCATCTTCCTCATTCAGGCGCTTGAACATGCCGAATACATCTTCATGAAATTCCGGGTCAATGCCGATACCGTTATCCCGCACATAGAACACGTCCTGCTCGGGGCCTTTAGCGGTATCCACGCGATCCAGAAAGCCTATTTCGATGATCTTCGTTTCCTTGTCATTATATTTAATGGCATTGGCAATCAGGTTACGAAAAAGCTCGGTAATACGCAGGGTATCGCACACAATGGTTGGCAGGGGCTTGGGAACGACAAGCTTAAGATGATGCTGCATCTCCGTATCCAGCATGCTTTCAATGTCTTTGATCACGAGATTCAGATCCGTAGCCTTCACAGCCAGTTCCTGACGGCCGAGGCGTGAGAAGTAAAGCAGGTCATTCACCAGGCGTTCCATACGCTTACTGAGATATTCAAGACGCTGCAGGCGTCTGGCACCTTCCGCATCCAGTTTATTGTGGTAGTCCTGCTGCAGAAAACGCGCGTTATTATAAAGACCGCGCAGGGGTTCCTTCAAATCATGTGAGGCAATATAAGCGAATTCATCCAACTCTTTATTGCTGCGCTCCAATTGGCCCATATATTTTAAAAGACGGGCCTCGGTTGCCCTCCGTTCGGTAATATCGCGTATGATCCCTGAAAAATGCTGCTTTCCTTCCAGCATATAAACGCTGGCCGAAAGGTCGATCGGGAAAATCGAGCCATCCTTGCGCTTTGCCTTAACCTCACGACCGGTTCCAGGGATATTAGCCTCTTTTGTATCGAGATAGTGTTTTAAATAATTATCATGTTCATTGTGATAAGGTTCCGGCATCAGGATATTCAGGTTCTGACCTATGACCTCTTCTGCGCGGTACCCGAAAATCTTTTCGCATGCCTTGTTGAAACTCTCGATCTGTCCCGTCTCGTCGGTCGTAATAATACCGTCATTGACGTTATCTACTACTGCTCTCAAGCGGGATTCACCGCTTTCCCTGGACCGTTTATAGAGAACCTCCAGTTCCCTGTTCGCATTATGAAGCTGTGCATTGACATGTTCAAGCTGGGCAGTGCTGGGTAATTGCAGGGCTTTGGGCATCAGGGAACTCATGATAAAAAGAGTCGAAATCGAAGCGGCTGCCGTCATTGCCTTAATTACGCCCTCCACTGCGTAATCCGGGTGCCATATGACCCATATACTCATGATATGTGTAGTACCGCATAAAAGAATGAAGGCACCGAATAACAGGAAGACGGCCTGAAAAGGAACGTCTTGTCGCTTTCGTACAAAATAGATGAGCCAGAATGGAATGGCA
This genomic interval carries:
- a CDS encoding PAS domain S-box protein is translated as MIQAIADFFRSSDFLPHGHCFLWQPSILWLHIFSDAGIAFAYYAIPFWLIYFVRKRQDVPFQAVFLLFGAFILLCGTTHIMSIWVIWHPDYAVEGVIKAMTAAASISTLFIMSSLMPKALQLPSTAQLEHVNAQLHNANRELEVLYKRSRESGESRLRAVVDNVNDGIITTDETGQIESFNKACEKIFGYRAEEVIGQNLNILMPEPYHNEHDNYLKHYLDTKEANIPGTGREVKAKRKDGSIFPIDLSASVYMLEGKQHFSGIIRDITERRATEARLLKYMGQLERSNKELDEFAYIASHDLKEPLRGLYNNARFLQQDYHNKLDAEGARRLQRLEYLSKRMERLVNDLLYFSRLGRQELAVKATDLNLVIKDIESMLDTEMQHHLKLVVPKPLPTIVCDTLRITELFRNLIANAIKYNDKETKIIEIGFLDRVDTAKGPEQDVFYVRDNGIGIDPEFHEDVFGMFKRLNEEDDNKKGTGVGLTFVRKIVERHGGRIWLESIPGQGSVFYFTITQRE